In a single window of the Olivibacter sp. SDN3 genome:
- a CDS encoding enoyl-CoA hydratase/isomerase family protein, translating into MKNHHIPAGKITTTISNQVATVIFEHPSHNALPSDLLKQLAAEIRNLGKNKAINVILLTSAGIKTFCAGANFDELLTIRDRDSGKTFFAGFAHVINEIRLSSKLVIGRVQGKAIGGAVGLAAACDYCFAHVNAHIKLSELTIGIGPFVIAPVIQRKMGLNALTRLSFNPEIFRSADWAMKYGLFQSVYEDIEQLDEAVQEFCQKLSKYPPTALSELKKTLWQGTDHWDTMLLSQAEISGSLVVEQQTKTLLENFKNKKK; encoded by the coding sequence ATGAAAAATCACCATATACCGGCTGGAAAAATAACTACTACCATTAGCAATCAGGTAGCAACCGTTATTTTTGAACATCCTTCCCATAATGCGCTTCCCTCCGATCTACTCAAGCAATTAGCAGCAGAGATAAGGAACTTAGGAAAAAACAAGGCAATAAATGTGATATTATTGACAAGTGCAGGGATAAAAACCTTTTGTGCGGGAGCCAATTTTGATGAACTTTTAACGATCAGAGATAGGGATTCGGGAAAGACTTTTTTCGCCGGATTTGCACATGTTATTAACGAAATACGCCTGTCCAGTAAACTCGTTATCGGTAGAGTACAGGGAAAGGCAATCGGTGGAGCAGTTGGATTGGCAGCCGCTTGCGATTATTGTTTCGCCCATGTAAATGCCCATATTAAATTAAGTGAACTAACCATTGGTATAGGTCCATTTGTAATAGCACCAGTGATCCAAAGGAAAATGGGACTAAATGCGCTTACACGATTATCGTTTAATCCAGAAATTTTTAGGAGTGCAGATTGGGCGATGAAATATGGATTATTTCAATCAGTTTATGAAGATATCGAACAATTGGACGAAGCCGTCCAGGAATTTTGTCAAAAGCTATCCAAATATCCACCAACTGCATTATCTGAACTGAAAAAGACACTTTGGCAGGGCACAGATCATTGGGATACTATGCTACTATCCCAAGCAGAAATCAGCGGAAGCTTAGTTGTTGAACAGCAGACAAAAACCCTATTGGAAAATTTTAAAAACAAAAAAAAATAA
- a CDS encoding TetR/AcrR family transcriptional regulator, protein MNVQLEATEKKENILNSMLELIASHGLQGVSMSSLAKKANVAAGTIYHYFESKDAMILELFQYVRTSINNEIFKIKDRITDNYKDRFQGIWMNLCQYYIAHPEVLSFMEQFYSSPFQKKIKDRDLQFRENSLTVFFKLGVDQKHIKSNDLHIISSIFIGSITIAAKKHINGYYPVTDKELRIMAAIIWDGLKCTH, encoded by the coding sequence ATGAACGTTCAATTGGAAGCAACAGAAAAAAAGGAAAACATTTTAAACAGTATGTTGGAACTAATAGCGTCCCACGGTTTACAAGGTGTTTCTATGAGTTCGTTAGCAAAGAAAGCCAATGTGGCCGCGGGAACTATATACCATTATTTCGAGTCTAAGGATGCCATGATATTGGAGCTTTTTCAGTATGTGAGGACTTCAATAAATAACGAAATATTTAAAATAAAGGATCGAATAACGGATAACTATAAGGATAGGTTTCAGGGTATTTGGATGAATTTATGTCAATACTATATCGCTCATCCTGAGGTACTGAGTTTCATGGAACAGTTTTACAGTTCTCCTTTTCAGAAAAAAATTAAAGATCGCGATCTACAATTTAGAGAGAACAGTTTAACAGTTTTCTTTAAGTTAGGAGTAGATCAAAAACATATTAAATCAAATGATTTACATATTATTTCTTCAATATTTATAGGGAGTATTACCATTGCTGCCAAGAAACACATAAATGGTTATTATCCCGTTACCGATAAAGAACTGAGAATAATGGCCGCTATTATATGGGATGGCTTAAAATGCACACATTAA
- a CDS encoding TolC family protein: MKYTAISLLFFLLIGPVVNAQDSIPMVGGGIARQASLQECIDYALEHQATVQQALIDEEIGKKDIASALSGWYPQLRADASYNYNIRIPTNVIGGQVIQFGQKNVAALVFQADQTILDPALLQASKAAKYIKLQNAQNTESNRINITVAVSKAFYDILTSEEQIKIIDENIARIKRQLSDAKAQYEAGLVDKTDFKRAQITLGTTEADRKRTEETLKYKYAFLKELIGTDVNSDLQLSYDDDTMEREMLMDTTQTLDYNRRIEYQQLQTQSKLQQLNTSYNRWTFLPNISAFYNYAWDYREDHFSRLFNVDYPRSVLGVTLSLPIFQGTRRIQEIRKSKLQEERIDWEITNVKNQINTQFQEALASYKASLNDWKTAKENVELSKDVYNTIKLQYDAGIKTYLDLMTAETDLRTTQINYINTLYAVLSSKLDIQQAQGDIQFKSTNY, encoded by the coding sequence ATGAAGTATACCGCGATTAGTTTACTATTCTTTTTGTTAATCGGTCCTGTAGTAAATGCGCAGGATTCCATTCCGATGGTGGGGGGCGGTATCGCCCGCCAAGCATCTCTACAAGAGTGTATTGATTATGCGCTAGAACACCAGGCAACGGTACAACAAGCGCTTATTGATGAAGAAATTGGTAAAAAAGATATAGCTTCAGCCCTATCCGGCTGGTATCCTCAGTTGCGCGCTGACGCATCCTATAATTATAATATCAGGATACCAACGAATGTGATAGGAGGCCAAGTTATCCAATTTGGACAGAAAAACGTAGCCGCTTTAGTCTTTCAGGCAGATCAAACGATTTTGGATCCCGCCTTGTTACAGGCATCAAAAGCTGCAAAATATATTAAGCTCCAAAATGCGCAGAATACGGAAAGTAATCGAATAAATATAACAGTTGCCGTAAGTAAAGCCTTTTACGACATCCTGACCAGTGAGGAGCAAATTAAAATTATTGATGAGAATATTGCAAGGATTAAACGACAACTATCAGACGCAAAAGCACAATATGAGGCTGGGTTAGTTGATAAAACAGACTTCAAACGAGCACAGATTACCTTGGGCACTACAGAAGCCGATCGGAAAAGAACTGAAGAAACATTAAAATATAAATATGCTTTTTTAAAGGAGTTGATTGGTACAGACGTGAACAGCGATTTGCAATTATCATATGATGATGATACGATGGAACGGGAAATGCTCATGGATACCACACAAACTTTGGATTACAACCGTCGTATAGAATATCAACAGCTACAAACCCAGAGCAAACTCCAACAGCTAAACACTAGCTACAATAGGTGGACTTTTTTACCTAATATATCGGCATTTTATAATTATGCTTGGGATTATCGGGAAGACCATTTTTCGCGACTTTTTAACGTAGACTATCCTCGATCCGTATTGGGAGTAACGTTATCGCTGCCGATTTTTCAAGGAACAAGAAGAATTCAAGAGATTAGAAAATCCAAATTGCAGGAAGAACGAATTGATTGGGAAATAACCAATGTAAAAAATCAAATCAATACGCAATTTCAAGAGGCGTTGGCATCATATAAGGCAAGTTTGAATGACTGGAAGACGGCCAAAGAGAACGTTGAACTATCAAAGGATGTCTATAACACGATCAAATTGCAGTATGATGCTGGAATTAAGACTTATCTAGATCTTATGACCGCTGAAACAGATCTACGCACCACGCAGATAAACTATATTAATACCTTGTATGCGGTATTATCAAGTAAGCTAGACATTCAACAAGCACAAGGAGATATCCAATTTAAATCAACAAATTATTAA
- a CDS encoding efflux RND transporter periplasmic adaptor subunit — protein sequence MNNNYLSAILFIGSIAVSSCGGNDQQGSQQGGNAQVTAYTVTREDVNLSDSYPGSVVALNQTELRAEVNGYVTAILAADGSQVSKGQKLYEIDRIRYESAQQQAKANLEIAESNLLKVETDVKRYQQLSDQDAIAKQTLDYAMTDLSNAKAQVASAKASYISATTDLDRSIIRAPFSGTIGISEVRVGALVSAGTTLLNTVSSTDPIAVDIPVNERDIPRFIELQKQAPDSTFRLTLPNQEIYDKPGKLAFIDRAINPQTGTLTARVVFGNPTGILRVGMNTNVSVATHDIGQQLVIPTRAITSQLGAVSVFTINSDGKVSQTNVILGGIVKDKVIVRDGLNEGDVIVLDGVQNIRDGVEVEIIDPNNLPAEGAQQEQE from the coding sequence ATGAACAATAATTATCTATCGGCCATTTTATTTATTGGTTCAATCGCAGTTTCTTCCTGTGGAGGAAATGACCAGCAAGGTTCACAACAAGGAGGAAATGCGCAAGTTACTGCCTATACGGTGACCAGAGAGGATGTAAACCTTAGCGATAGCTATCCTGGAAGCGTGGTCGCATTGAACCAGACCGAATTACGTGCGGAGGTGAATGGATATGTCACAGCAATATTGGCCGCAGATGGCAGCCAAGTCAGTAAAGGTCAGAAGTTATATGAGATTGATCGCATTCGTTATGAATCTGCGCAGCAACAGGCAAAAGCAAACCTCGAAATTGCCGAGTCTAACTTATTGAAAGTTGAAACGGATGTAAAAAGATATCAACAACTTTCAGATCAAGATGCTATTGCTAAACAAACACTAGACTATGCAATGACTGACCTCAGCAATGCTAAAGCTCAGGTTGCATCGGCAAAAGCATCATATATCTCAGCAACAACTGATCTCGATCGCTCAATTATCCGTGCGCCATTCAGTGGTACTATTGGTATATCAGAAGTAAGAGTGGGTGCTTTGGTAAGCGCTGGCACTACTTTACTGAATACGGTATCTTCAACTGATCCGATTGCAGTTGATATTCCGGTTAATGAAAGAGATATTCCAAGATTTATCGAACTACAAAAACAAGCGCCGGATTCTACTTTCAGGTTGACGTTACCTAATCAAGAGATTTATGACAAGCCAGGCAAACTAGCATTTATAGATAGGGCAATAAATCCTCAAACCGGTACACTTACTGCCAGGGTTGTATTCGGCAACCCCACTGGAATATTACGCGTAGGTATGAATACCAACGTATCGGTAGCTACGCACGATATCGGCCAGCAGCTAGTAATACCTACCAGGGCAATAACTTCCCAGTTAGGTGCTGTTTCCGTATTTACCATAAATAGTGATGGAAAAGTTAGCCAAACCAATGTAATCTTGGGGGGCATTGTAAAAGATAAGGTGATCGTACGTGATGGGCTTAATGAAGGGGACGTAATTGTTCTTGACGGTGTGCAAAACATTAGAGATGGTGTTGAGGTAGAGATAATTGACCCCAACAACTTACCGGCAGAAGGAGCGCAGCAGGAACAGGAATAA
- a CDS encoding efflux RND transporter permease subunit → MIADVFIKRPVTAMVISIVILLVGAISIINLPVSQYPDITPPTVQVEANYTGADAQTVEETVATPTEIQINGTPGMAYMSSNSTNNGMMSATVTFDIGTDIDIAALDVQNRVSVAEPTLPEAVRRLGITVRKRNPTILMGIALYSPNGTYDRKFLSNYASIYLRDALLRVKGVGDVRNVGQDFSMRIWLNPHKMSQLNITSNEVTAALQDQNMQVAGGQVGVSPQDEAQAFEYSILLNGRISEEEEFEKVIIRTNPDGSIVYLKDIARVELGQFNYSAAATTNGKPSTMLLVNQIPGGNALETAEGITETLEQLKTSFPKDLDYTVGFESITVVKVSINEVIHTLVEALVLVTLVVFFFLQSWRATLIPILAIPVSIVGTFIFFIPLDFTINTLTLFGFVLSIGIVVDDAIVVVEAVQHYIDNEGLSAKEATRAAMKDISAPVIAIALILAAVFIPVGFIPGMVGRLYQQFAITIAISVLLSAFVALSLTPALCSIMLKPMKLDENSRGLNKFFYKFNRWFAKTTENYGKGVQYAIKKTPLALVMLVCIYLGTGLLFKAKPTGFIPQEDEGRLFISITLPEGASTSRTAEVIDSVASIIQNKFPQFRTYTGIAGLNALNFSFKSNSATFFTQLKPWDERKAPEDKIDAIVANLRKEVSGIKGANIVVVTPPAIPGMGNTGGFSFMLEQRQAGSVQSFEENVNKFIMAANQRPEIAMAYTFFNAQTPSYQVNIDREKAKRMGIPLNAIYSTISNFMGSAYINDFTRFGRNFRVVTQAESQYRSDVVDLNGYYVTNNEGVQVPISAIASWDRVKNAALISHYNLFRSAEINGDAAPGYSSGQAMQALEEVASEVLPTGYGYDFSGLSLEEASAGNTTTIIFMLSIIFVFLLLAALYESWSVPFSIILSVPLGAFGAIVTLMFIPKLTNNIYAQIGLITLIGLSAKNAILIVEYAKERLDWGMGLLPATIEAVKLRLRPIIMTSVAFILGVFPLALSSGAGAVSRQTIGWTVVGGMFAATLLALFIVPVLFVIISRIAYGKKKLQELEANYNPDEHSHKSH, encoded by the coding sequence ATGATAGCTGACGTATTTATAAAAAGGCCCGTTACCGCCATGGTAATATCTATTGTGATACTACTTGTGGGGGCCATTTCCATCATAAATCTTCCTGTAAGTCAATACCCGGACATCACACCACCAACTGTTCAGGTAGAGGCTAATTATACAGGAGCTGATGCACAAACTGTTGAAGAAACCGTAGCTACGCCCACGGAAATACAAATCAATGGCACGCCCGGAATGGCTTATATGAGTTCCAATAGTACGAACAATGGTATGATGTCTGCTACTGTAACATTTGATATAGGTACAGATATCGATATCGCTGCGCTTGATGTGCAAAACCGGGTCAGTGTAGCCGAACCCACCTTGCCAGAAGCAGTCAGACGCTTAGGGATTACGGTTAGAAAGCGAAATCCAACCATTTTAATGGGGATTGCCCTGTATTCACCTAACGGCACCTATGACCGAAAATTTCTCTCCAACTACGCGAGTATTTACCTTAGAGATGCATTGTTACGGGTAAAGGGAGTAGGTGATGTAAGGAATGTTGGGCAGGACTTTAGCATGCGTATTTGGTTGAATCCTCATAAAATGTCTCAGCTAAATATTACTTCCAATGAAGTTACTGCTGCATTACAAGATCAAAATATGCAGGTGGCCGGTGGTCAGGTTGGCGTAAGTCCGCAAGACGAAGCGCAAGCCTTTGAGTATTCCATCTTATTGAATGGTCGCATCTCCGAAGAAGAAGAGTTTGAAAAGGTCATTATTCGGACAAATCCCGATGGTTCCATTGTTTACTTAAAGGATATCGCCCGCGTGGAACTTGGTCAGTTCAATTATAGCGCTGCGGCAACCACCAATGGGAAGCCCTCCACTATGCTGTTGGTTAACCAAATTCCAGGTGGTAATGCACTTGAAACGGCAGAAGGAATAACAGAGACACTGGAACAACTAAAAACAAGTTTTCCTAAAGATCTCGATTATACTGTAGGCTTCGAATCGATCACCGTGGTAAAAGTCTCCATTAATGAGGTTATCCATACCTTGGTGGAAGCGCTCGTGCTGGTAACACTCGTCGTATTTTTCTTTCTACAAAGTTGGCGGGCCACTTTAATCCCTATACTGGCCATACCGGTATCAATTGTTGGTACCTTCATATTCTTTATTCCATTGGATTTTACGATCAATACATTGACGTTGTTTGGTTTCGTGCTTTCCATAGGTATCGTGGTAGATGACGCTATTGTTGTTGTGGAAGCGGTCCAGCATTATATAGACAATGAAGGCCTATCGGCCAAAGAAGCGACGAGAGCAGCTATGAAAGATATATCGGCGCCAGTAATCGCCATTGCGCTTATTTTGGCAGCCGTATTTATCCCTGTTGGTTTTATCCCCGGGATGGTGGGCCGTTTGTACCAACAGTTTGCCATTACCATCGCCATTTCAGTATTGCTATCAGCCTTTGTAGCACTGTCACTTACACCGGCATTATGCTCCATCATGCTTAAACCTATGAAACTTGACGAAAATTCAAGAGGTTTAAATAAGTTCTTTTATAAATTCAATCGGTGGTTTGCTAAAACCACTGAAAATTATGGAAAAGGTGTACAATATGCTATCAAAAAAACACCTTTGGCTCTTGTAATGCTCGTTTGCATATATCTTGGTACAGGATTGTTATTTAAGGCCAAACCCACCGGTTTTATTCCGCAGGAAGACGAAGGACGGCTTTTCATTTCCATCACTCTTCCGGAAGGTGCCTCTACCTCACGTACCGCCGAGGTAATTGATTCTGTAGCAAGCATTATCCAAAACAAGTTTCCTCAATTTAGGACGTATACCGGTATTGCAGGATTAAATGCCCTTAATTTCTCTTTCAAAAGTAACTCCGCTACCTTCTTTACCCAATTAAAACCCTGGGACGAAAGAAAAGCTCCGGAAGATAAAATTGATGCGATCGTTGCTAATCTTAGGAAAGAGGTTTCGGGAATAAAAGGAGCGAATATTGTAGTGGTAACACCTCCCGCAATCCCAGGTATGGGTAATACTGGTGGTTTTAGCTTTATGTTGGAACAGCGCCAAGCTGGTAGTGTACAATCCTTTGAAGAGAACGTTAATAAGTTTATTATGGCGGCCAACCAGAGACCGGAAATTGCTATGGCCTATACGTTTTTTAATGCACAGACTCCCAGTTACCAGGTAAATATTGACCGGGAAAAAGCAAAGCGCATGGGAATTCCTCTGAATGCTATCTATAGCACCATTTCAAATTTTATGGGAAGTGCCTATATTAATGACTTCACACGTTTTGGAAGAAACTTCAGGGTGGTCACACAGGCAGAAAGTCAATATAGAAGTGATGTCGTCGATTTAAATGGCTATTATGTTACCAATAACGAAGGTGTACAAGTACCTATTAGTGCAATAGCGTCTTGGGATAGGGTAAAGAATGCCGCTTTGATTTCTCATTACAATCTTTTTAGGTCGGCCGAGATAAACGGAGATGCCGCTCCCGGTTATAGCAGCGGACAGGCCATGCAGGCGCTGGAAGAGGTCGCATCTGAAGTATTACCCACAGGTTATGGTTATGATTTTTCCGGACTCAGTCTCGAAGAAGCAAGTGCAGGCAATACGACCACTATTATCTTTATGTTGTCAATTATTTTTGTATTTCTATTATTGGCAGCATTATACGAAAGTTGGTCAGTACCATTTTCTATCATATTATCGGTACCACTTGGCGCTTTTGGGGCTATAGTAACCTTGATGTTCATTCCTAAACTAACCAACAATATCTATGCACAGATCGGATTGATTACACTGATAGGCTTATCAGCCAAAAATGCTATCCTGATTGTTGAATATGCAAAAGAAAGGTTGGATTGGGGAATGGGACTTCTACCTGCGACTATAGAGGCAGTTAAG